A stretch of Vibrio maritimus DNA encodes these proteins:
- the ugpA gene encoding sn-glycerol-3-phosphate ABC transporter permease UgpA, whose protein sequence is MSSQVVFKNKWLPYALIAPQLVITIVFFIWPAGQAVFQSSQLEDAFGISREFVGLENFSKLLNDSYYLDSLFTTLQFSVSVAVLALVSALILSAFAEHIVRGATMYRTFLIWPYAVAPVVAGSLWLFLFDPTIGVITDVLKWFGVQWNPTLNGSHAMWMVVITSTWKQISYNFLFFLAALQSVPRSLHEAAAIDGSGPVKRFLTISFPLISPTSFFLLVVNFVYAFFDTFAIIHAMTQGGPSNSTSTLVYKVYNDGFIGLDLGSSAAQSVILMILVALLTVIQFKYVEKKVAY, encoded by the coding sequence ATGTCTTCACAAGTTGTATTCAAAAACAAGTGGTTACCCTACGCGCTTATCGCGCCGCAGTTGGTCATCACTATCGTGTTTTTTATCTGGCCCGCAGGTCAGGCCGTCTTCCAATCGTCTCAATTGGAAGACGCTTTCGGTATCAGCCGAGAGTTTGTTGGACTGGAGAACTTTAGCAAACTGCTCAATGACAGTTACTACCTAGATTCTCTTTTCACTACCCTACAGTTCAGCGTCAGTGTCGCGGTATTAGCGCTAGTCAGCGCACTGATTTTGTCTGCGTTTGCTGAGCACATCGTACGCGGCGCGACCATGTATCGCACCTTCTTAATTTGGCCGTACGCCGTTGCCCCAGTCGTCGCGGGTTCACTATGGTTATTCCTCTTCGACCCAACAATTGGTGTTATCACCGATGTGCTTAAGTGGTTTGGCGTGCAGTGGAACCCAACGCTCAATGGGTCGCATGCTATGTGGATGGTCGTCATTACCTCGACGTGGAAGCAGATCAGTTACAACTTCCTGTTCTTTCTTGCCGCCCTTCAATCTGTTCCGAGGTCACTCCATGAGGCGGCAGCGATTGATGGCAGTGGCCCTGTGAAGCGATTCTTGACTATCAGCTTCCCACTTATTTCACCTACCAGTTTCTTCTTGCTGGTCGTGAACTTTGTCTACGCCTTCTTTGATACGTTCGCCATTATCCATGCAATGACACAAGGCGGACCAAGTAACAGCACGTCGACTTTAGTTTACAAAGTATATAACGATGGATTTATCGGTCTGGATCTCGGCTCATCCGCCGCTCAGTCGGTCATCCTAATGATTCTCGTCGCCCTGCTCACGGTGATTCAGTTTAAGTATGTTGAGAAAAAGGTGGCGTACTAA
- the ugpB gene encoding sn-glycerol-3-phosphate ABC transporter substrate-binding protein UgpB, which produces MSIKHLTSIAVAAALISTGAQAKTEVEWWHAMGGALGQKVNEIAADFNASQSEYEIKPVYKGSYAETMTSAIAAFRAKEQPAIVQVFEVGTATMMGAKQAIYPVYELMEDTKEPFNPDNYLAAVTGYYTTNDGQMLSMPFNSSTPVMYYNKDMFAKAGIESAPETWKEMEEVSRKLLASGAKCGFTTTWQSWTQIENFGARNNIPVATKNNGFGGFDTEFKFNAAPYVKHIEKLGEWSKEGIYKYGGRQSDGMPLFYTQECAMTMGSSAGLAGIQENMKGINVGVAQLPYDDELIAKPQNTIIGGASLWVLRGHSSEEYKGVAKFFSYLSSSEVQADWHQFTGYLPITKQAYELTKQQGFYQANPGTDTAVVQMTSTEPTANSKGIRFGNFLQTRDIINEELEAVWAGKASAKSALNNAVRRGDEQLRRFERTQK; this is translated from the coding sequence ATGTCTATTAAGCACCTAACAAGCATTGCTGTGGCAGCCGCGCTTATCAGCACAGGCGCTCAAGCCAAAACAGAGGTTGAATGGTGGCACGCTATGGGTGGCGCTTTGGGTCAAAAAGTCAACGAAATTGCCGCTGACTTCAATGCTAGCCAATCAGAATACGAGATCAAACCTGTTTATAAGGGTAGCTACGCGGAAACCATGACCAGTGCAATCGCTGCTTTTCGTGCTAAAGAGCAGCCTGCAATTGTTCAGGTGTTTGAGGTCGGTACGGCAACCATGATGGGTGCAAAGCAAGCCATCTACCCTGTTTATGAGTTGATGGAAGACACAAAAGAACCGTTTAACCCTGACAACTACCTTGCGGCTGTGACGGGTTACTACACAACGAATGACGGTCAAATGCTTTCAATGCCGTTTAATAGCTCAACGCCAGTGATGTATTACAACAAAGACATGTTTGCTAAAGCCGGCATCGAGTCCGCTCCTGAGACATGGAAAGAGATGGAAGAGGTATCTCGTAAGTTACTTGCGTCAGGCGCGAAATGCGGCTTCACAACTACATGGCAATCTTGGACGCAGATCGAAAACTTTGGCGCTCGTAACAATATCCCTGTTGCGACTAAGAACAATGGTTTTGGTGGATTTGATACCGAGTTTAAGTTTAACGCCGCTCCGTATGTGAAGCACATTGAGAAGCTGGGCGAGTGGTCGAAAGAAGGCATCTATAAGTACGGTGGTCGCCAGTCGGATGGCATGCCACTTTTCTATACCCAAGAGTGTGCAATGACAATGGGCTCGTCTGCAGGCTTAGCTGGTATTCAAGAGAACATGAAGGGCATCAACGTTGGCGTTGCTCAACTTCCATATGACGATGAACTAATCGCTAAGCCACAAAACACCATCATCGGCGGCGCATCTCTTTGGGTTCTTCGTGGTCATTCATCAGAAGAGTACAAAGGTGTGGCTAAGTTCTTTAGCTACCTTTCAAGCTCAGAAGTCCAAGCTGACTGGCACCAGTTTACAGGTTACCTGCCAATCACCAAGCAAGCTTACGAGCTAACTAAGCAACAAGGCTTCTACCAAGCAAACCCAGGAACTGACACGGCTGTTGTTCAGATGACGTCGACAGAACCGACAGCGAACTCAAAAGGCATTCGTTTTGGTAACTTCCTACAAACTCGCGACATTATCAATGAAGAGCTAGAAGCCGTTTGGGCAGGCAAAGCTTCTGCTAAATCAGCGCTAAACAACGCAGTTCGCCGTGGTGACGAGCAGCTTCGTCGCTTTGAGCGCACACAGAAGTAA